A window of the Candidatus Nitrosotalea okcheonensis genome harbors these coding sequences:
- the pyrE gene encoding orotate phosphoribosyltransferase — MDFVKEFAIFLQESGAIKFGNFRLSSGKDSVYYIDLRLVPSFPHQFREMVKAVQNLISEKIGLDSFDYIASVPTSGLVISSALAMETVKPLIYIRQKIKDYGTGSLIEGKIPEGSRVVLVDDVGTTGHSLLGAIKALKDAKIVVDSAFVIVNRLEGARENLEAEKVKLYEITDILTISNILHTENILDEQTLGRIKKQVDSSKIK; from the coding sequence GTGGATTTTGTCAAAGAATTTGCAATATTTTTGCAAGAGAGTGGTGCAATCAAGTTTGGAAACTTCAGGCTTTCAAGCGGAAAGGATAGTGTATACTACATAGATCTTCGACTAGTACCAAGTTTTCCACACCAATTCAGAGAGATGGTAAAGGCTGTTCAGAATTTAATATCAGAAAAAATAGGGTTAGATAGTTTTGATTACATCGCATCAGTTCCAACATCAGGGCTTGTAATATCATCCGCTTTGGCCATGGAAACTGTGAAACCTTTGATTTACATCAGACAAAAAATAAAAGACTATGGTACTGGCAGCCTCATAGAGGGAAAAATACCAGAAGGATCAAGAGTGGTTCTAGTAGATGATGTTGGAACAACAGGTCATTCACTACTTGGTGCTATCAAAGCTCTAAAAGACGCCAAAATAGTAGTAGACTCGGCATTTGTAATAGTCAATAGACTTGAAGGTGCACGTGAAAATCTAGAGGCTGAAAAAGTAAAATTGTATGAAATTACGGACATACTTACCATTTCCAATATTTTACACACTGAAAATATTTTGGATGAACAGACTCTTGGCAGAATTAAAAAACAAGTAGATTCATCAAAAATCAAGTAG
- a CDS encoding TATA-box-binding protein — translation MPQTKPIVSIENVVASASVDQRIDLNVITQTFPDVEYHPDQFPGLVFRIKSPKTATLIFSSGKMVCTGAKSEEQSIKAVRSVVQTLRKGGIKIKKDAVIVIQNMVASANLGGKIHLEQAARSLPRSMYEPEQFPGLIHRMIDPKTVILLFASGKLVCTGAKKESDVYRSVHNLHTLLEEKKLMIYES, via the coding sequence ATGCCTCAAACAAAACCTATTGTAAGCATAGAAAATGTTGTGGCATCAGCTTCAGTTGATCAAAGAATTGATCTTAATGTAATAACTCAAACATTTCCTGATGTTGAATATCATCCTGATCAATTTCCAGGTTTAGTTTTTCGAATAAAATCACCAAAGACTGCAACATTGATCTTCAGTTCTGGAAAAATGGTTTGTACTGGAGCAAAATCTGAAGAACAGTCGATCAAGGCAGTGCGTAGTGTTGTTCAAACATTGCGAAAAGGTGGAATTAAGATAAAAAAAGATGCAGTAATTGTAATTCAGAACATGGTTGCTTCTGCTAATCTTGGTGGTAAGATACATCTGGAACAAGCTGCAAGAAGCCTTCCACGAAGTATGTATGAACCAGAACAATTTCCTGGTCTAATACATAGGATGATTGATCCAAAAACTGTTATACTGTTGTTTGCGTCTGGAAAACTTGTCTGTACTGGAGCAAAAAAAGAATCAGATGTTTACAGATCAGTACATAATCTGCATACACTTTTAGAAGAAAAAAAATTAATGATCTACGAAAGCTAA
- a CDS encoding TenA family transcriptional regulator, translating into MSSLITRIDKIIEDQSLLKHKFYVMWNEGKLSIDALSGYSKEYFQLVKSVPSFVGQVMENSPSEIKNKIAANRDEESEHIEPWIKFAAALGVSQNELRQYAGLDYTQQAISNLSCLMNTFEGGASAMYALEQEIPKISLSKIDGLRKFYGLSDDDAIEYFRLHAEADIRHAALWRKILEKTPASREDELVEIASKSLAAQNLLLDSCYNAYC; encoded by the coding sequence ATGAGTTCTCTTATTACAAGAATTGACAAGATAATTGAAGATCAGAGTTTGTTAAAGCACAAATTCTATGTAATGTGGAATGAAGGCAAGTTATCAATAGATGCTCTTAGCGGTTATTCAAAAGAATATTTTCAGCTAGTAAAATCCGTTCCATCATTTGTAGGACAAGTGATGGAGAATAGTCCATCTGAAATCAAGAATAAAATTGCCGCGAATAGAGACGAGGAGTCTGAACATATAGAACCATGGATAAAATTTGCAGCAGCATTAGGAGTGTCACAAAATGAACTAAGACAATATGCAGGCCTTGACTATACACAACAAGCCATTTCAAATCTTTCATGTCTGATGAATACATTTGAGGGCGGGGCTTCTGCGATGTATGCTTTGGAGCAAGAAATACCAAAGATTAGCTTATCAAAAATAGATGGACTGAGAAAATTCTATGGTCTTTCAGATGATGATGCAATAGAATATTTCAGACTTCACGCAGAAGCTGACATACGACATGCTGCTCTCTGGAGAAAAATCTTGGAAAAAACTCCTGCATCTAGAGAAGACGAACTAGTGGAAATAGCTAGCAAATCATTGGCGGCTCAAAACCTCTTACTTGACAGCTGTTACAATGCTTACTGCTAA
- a CDS encoding polyprenyl synthetase family protein, protein MDRKNFEINPLIKDFENYIAKVDDAIKQELELYSASEFFEPLQYSLEGGKRIRPLILILSAESVGKCDGNAYSASCAVELLHTESVIHDDIIDNEILRRRKDPFHIKYGYNTSIITGDFVLGLILNISSRLDNARIGRELAITAMMMSEGEMIETRLETSEDVTFDDYVKVMEYKTATAFEAAAKIGAILGGGTEEQILALAEYGKNMGIAYQIRDDLQDWNNEDKLFNTLIKKSSDPRIVFDRMDIMLNNYSKKAKTALRKINDGPARTRLESLLDLTMLSV, encoded by the coding sequence TTGGATAGAAAGAATTTTGAAATAAATCCGCTCATAAAAGACTTTGAAAATTACATAGCCAAGGTTGACGATGCAATCAAACAAGAATTAGAGCTATATTCTGCCTCAGAATTTTTCGAGCCGTTGCAGTATTCTCTAGAAGGCGGTAAGAGAATAAGACCGCTAATTCTCATCTTGTCTGCAGAAAGTGTAGGAAAGTGTGATGGAAATGCATATTCTGCATCATGTGCTGTAGAACTATTACACACCGAGTCTGTAATTCATGATGACATCATCGATAATGAAATTCTAAGAAGAAGAAAGGATCCTTTTCATATAAAGTACGGATATAACACCAGCATCATAACAGGAGATTTTGTCTTAGGTTTAATTTTGAATATTTCATCTCGTCTGGATAATGCAAGAATAGGAAGAGAACTTGCAATTACTGCAATGATGATGAGTGAGGGAGAGATGATTGAAACTAGATTAGAGACAAGTGAAGATGTTACTTTTGATGACTATGTCAAGGTGATGGAGTACAAGACAGCTACTGCATTCGAAGCAGCGGCAAAGATTGGAGCCATATTAGGCGGAGGTACAGAAGAACAAATTTTAGCACTTGCAGAATATGGCAAAAATATGGGAATAGCATATCAAATTAGAGATGATTTGCAAGACTGGAACAATGAAGACAAGTTATTCAATACACTGATCAAGAAAAGCTCTGATCCGCGCATTGTATTTGACCGGATGGATATAATGCTCAACAATTATTCCAAGAAAGCAAAGACAGCATTAAGAAAAATTAATGACGGTCCTGCTAGAACAAGATTAGAAAGTCTTCTAGACTTGACTATGCTTAGTGTATAA